Proteins from a single region of Fundulus heteroclitus isolate FHET01 chromosome 12, MU-UCD_Fhet_4.1, whole genome shotgun sequence:
- the cert1 gene encoding ceramide transfer protein isoform X8, with the protein MLGPASRQDCSGALLCFGCWNDRMAESGYGSETSLRRHGSMLSLTSAASALSATSTSSFKKGHRLREKLAEMETFRDILCRQVDTLQKYFDSCADAVSKDEFQRDRVVEEDEDEFLTTSRPDGEPNHNNNGSKEKLFPPASPKGINGIDFKGEAITFKATTAGILSTLSHCIELMVKREDSWQKRLDKELEKRRRVEDAYKSAMNELKKKSHYGGPDYEEGPNSLINEDEFFDAVEAELDRQDKIEEQSQSDKVRTPRPSPVSPADVFSSIGTHRFANKQPRSFSSSVSSVELVSASDDVHRFSSQVEEMVQNHMTYSLQDVGGDANWQLVIEEGEMKVYRREVEENGIVLDPLKATHSVKGVTGHEVCHYFWDTNVRNDWETTIENFNVVETLSDNAIIVYQTHKRVWPASQRDVLYLSAIRKILATNENDPDTWLVCNFSVDHDSAPPTNRCVRAKINVAMICQTLVSPPEGDKEISRDNILCKITYVANVNPGGWAPASVLRAVAKREYPKFLKRFTSYVQDKTAGNPILF; encoded by the exons ATGTTGGGGCCGGCAAGCCGTCAGGACTGCAGCGGCGCCCTGCTCTGCTTTGGCTGCTGGAATGACCGAATG GCTGAGTCTGGGTATGGATCAGAAACAAGTCTGAGGCGTCATGGTTCCATGTTGTCTCTCACCTCAGCTGCTAGTGCCTTGTCAGCAACGTCCACGTCCTCCTTCaag AAGGGCCACAGGCTGCGGGAGAAGCTGGCAGAAATGGAAACCTTCCGGGACATTCTGTGCCGACAGGTGGACACCCTTCAGAAGTATTTCGACTCCTGCGCTGATGCGGTTTCCAAAGATGAATTTCAGAGAGACCGAG TAgtggaggaggacgaggacgaGTTTCTGACCACTTCCAGACCGGATGGTGAACCCAATCACAACAACAACGGCAGCAAAGAGAAAC TGTTTCCCCCTGCCAGTCCCAAAGGTATTAACGGGATTGACTTTAAGGGAGAAGCCATCACCTTCAAGGCCACCACGGCGGGCATCCTCTCCACCCTGTCCCACTGCATTGAGCTGATGGTCAAACGGGAAGACAGCTGGCAGAAGAGGCTGGACAAG gagctggagaagaGGAGACGGGTGGAAGATGCCTACAAGTCTGCAATGAACGAACTGAAGAAGAAGTCCCACTACGGAGGCCCAGACTATGAG GAGGGGCCCAACAGCTTGATCAACGAGGACGAGTTCTTTGACGCGGTGGAAGCCGAGCTGGACCGGCAAGATAAAATAGAAGAACAG AGCCAGTCTGACAAAGTCAGGACACCGCGGCCAAGTCCGGTTTCTCCCGCTGACGTCTTTTCCTCCATCGGTACTCACCGATTTGCCAACAAG CAGCCTCGTAGCTTTTCTTCCTCCGTGTCCTCCGTGGAGCTAGTCAGCGCCTCGGACGACGTTCACAGGTTCAGCTCTCAG GTGGAGGAGATGGTGCAGAACCACATGACTTATTCTCTTCAGGACGTGGGTGGAGATGCCAACTGGCAGCTGGTGATAGAAGAAGGAGAGATGAAG GTTTACAGGAGGGAAGTGGAGGAGAACGGCATCGTCCTGGATCCCCTTAAAGCCACTCACTCTGTCAAAGGAGTGACGGGCCACGAGGTCTGCCACTACTTCTGGGACACCAACGTTCGAAACGACTGGGAAA ccACCATTGAAAATTTCAACGTTGTGGAAACACTTTCTGATAATGCCATCATTGTTTACCAAACGCACAAG AGAGTGTGGCCGGCCTCTCAGAGGGACGTTCTCTACCTGTCGGCCATAAGGAAGATCCTGGCGACGAACGAGAACGATCCCGACACGTGGCTGGTGTGCAATTTCTCTGTGGACCATGACAGCGCTCCG CCCACAAACCGGTGCGTCCGTGCCAAAATCAATGTGGCCATGATCTGCCAAACTCTGGTCAGCCCCCCAGAGGGAGATAAGGAGATAAGCAGGGACAACATCCTCTGTAAGATCACATACGTTGCCAACG TGAACCCTGGAGGCTGGGCCCCGGCTTCAGTCCTGAGAGCCGTAGCCAAGAGGGAGTATCCCAAGTTCCTCAAACGCTTCACCTCCTACGTTCAGGACAAAACAGCTGGGAACCCCATCCTTTTTTGA